The genomic region AACGGGAGCCTTTTTGGCAGGAGAGAACACCTGCGGCTCCGGTGAGAGAATCCATCAGAGACGACGGCTTTGCCCCCAAACTAGAAGCTTTTGCATAGCTTGATGATGCTTCCGTTCCTGATGCAGTGAAAAATGCTCCATTTAACATGAGATCACCTTCTGATCTCCAATTCCAGTTCTGCCATTCACTCTGACCAGCATCTTCGTGCTTGGTCACCTGTACAGTTACTAATTGTTAGGCACTGGAGATTACGGAGAATGAGACAAACTAAATATCATCAAAGTATTAATAAAGTGAACGTACCTCTTTAGCGAATCTGTCGGCAGGGGCAATGAATCTATTGCCTTGACTGTTGATGGTGGGATTTGCGCTTCCCCCAATGGCGTACATTTCCCAGTGGGTGTAATCATTGTTCACTACATGAAAATACCCATGTCGGCATCTGCATGAGACCACAATACCCATCATCATTAATTATGATTTTAGACAAATGGGTGGATTTATGTGAGGCTAATTTTGTTGGGGCTGAAAAGAAGTTTTGCTTTATACCTAGGCATACgttgaacaagcccttctccaaaaTGATTGAATGCTATTGTTACTTGCATATTTGTATCTTGGGTATACTCGTCACTGTGGCCCAGGAGCATCACCTGTAACATACCCAATGAATTTGAGTCACACAAATTTCAGAATTGTTTTCTTTTATCAAGAAGTGACCACAAAACAGAGCATAATGTGGGTGAGTGGAACTGGAGATACAAACCTTATCATGGTGAGTCATATAATTGTTGGAGATAGTGATAGCAGTGGACCCTCTGATGGCATCAATAAGTCCGTCGGCACAGCTGGAAAGAGAGCAATGGTCGACCCAAATATGACTCCCTCCAAATATAGACACCCCATCGCCATCACTGATAGTTCTGTATCCATAATGACCAGGAGAATCCCTCACCAGAGCATTTCCTGCAGGTTTACAGTCATGGATATGAATGCCATGAATGATTATATTGGTCACATACTGTATTGTAATGCAAGGGCCATTTGCAATGTGGACATTTGCCCCTCTGCCATCAATTGTCTTGTGACTGTTCATGATGAGCTCTTCCTTGAGTTGGATGACCATGTCTCTTTGGAATATGATCCACAGGGGCTCTGTCTGAATCACAGCATGACGCAGAGTGCCGGGCCTGGGGTTCACTGGATCGTCATCGTTGGGATCTGTTATCAAATAATATCTGCCGCCTTGTCCTCCAATGGCGTTTCTGCCAAATCCGATGGCACAGTCAGCCAATCTCTGCCTGTTGCTTTCCCAGTTGGGGTCACACCTCCAGCAATCGTCGATCGGATTTCCTGTTCCGCATGACAGATAACCCAGCTCCCTCCTCGAACTGTTAAGGTTCCTGCATTACATTACATTCGAACAAACGAATCACACAGTAATTCCAGAATACTAACAATCATGGATTCCAGATCTCCACATCGAAAACGTCAAAAAAGAGAAAAGTAAAGTAAAAGCAGTCAAAAGTTTACTATTCGCATCTCTTCTATGAAAGTTTAAAACCGTCGAAAAAAAAGAGAAGTAAAGTAAAAGCAGTCAAAAGTTTACTACTCGCATCTCTTTTATGAAAGTTTGAAACCTTGGGAAAAAAAGAGAAAAGTAAATAAAAGCACTCAAAAGTTTATTACTCACATCTCTTTTATGAAAGTTTAAACAATCCTATTTTATGATATTACTTTTAAAATTCAATTGTGTAGTTGTAGAGTTAAATTTATTAACTTACAAAATTTATTgatccatgtttcatgagtagttaGTTCACAAGAATCCATGTTTTATcgtatcaaaaaaagaaaaaaataaagtaaaaacaGTCAAAGAATGATCAATGGTATCTCTTTTATTGACTACTTTATGATATCATTGTCAGAATTCAACTGTATTGTTGTTGAATCAAATTCAATGATCTATGTTTCATgggtagtggttcacaagaactctATCTCTCATAAAAATGAATGGTATACTTATCACGCATTGCAT from Cryptomeria japonica chromosome 3, Sugi_1.0, whole genome shotgun sequence harbors:
- the LOC131068884 gene encoding probable pectate lyase 18, with translation MAGTGNAIAFFLLIAMFCIHAEATKSFGIFESLAPATVRQPAVTEPAPKPHVEDPQTVVEMVERNLNSSRRELGYLSCGTGNPIDDCWRCDPNWESNRQRLADCAIGFGRNAIGGQGGRYYLITDPNDDDPVNPRPGTLRHAVIQTEPLWIIFQRDMVIQLKEELIMNSHKTIDGRGANVHIANGPCITIQYVTNIIIHGIHIHDCKPAGNALVRDSPGHYGYRTISDGDGVSIFGGSHIWVDHCSLSSCADGLIDAIRGSTAITISNNYMTHHDKVMLLGHSDEYTQDTNMQVTIAFNHFGEGLVQRMPRCRHGYFHVVNNDYTHWEMYAIGGSANPTINSQGNRFIAPADRFAKEVTKHEDAGQSEWQNWNWRSEGDLMLNGAFFTASGTEASSSYAKASSLGAKPSSLMDSLTGAAGVLSCQKGSRC